One genomic window of Bicyclus anynana chromosome 10, ilBicAnyn1.1, whole genome shotgun sequence includes the following:
- the LOC112049938 gene encoding glutathione S-transferase 1-1, which produces MVLKLYGVSDGPPSISVRQALTVLEIPFELINVDYGAGEHMTAEYAKMNPQKEIPVLDDDGFFLGESNAILQYICDKYKPESNLYPQEPKARAIVNHRLCFNLSTYYANISAYTMAPVFYDYERTDLGLKKVHMALDVLETYFERLGTSYAAANHLTIADFPLINTTMTMEAIDFDFSKYKKVSKWYSDFKNNHPELWKISEGAMKEVQYFVKNPPDLTHLNHPIHPARKIAK; this is translated from the exons ATGGTGCTAAAACTGTATGGAGTGTCTGACGGCCCACCGTCCATCTCGGTGAGGCAGGCCTTGACAGTATTGGAGATTCCCTTTGAATTGATTAATGTTGATTATGGCGCAGGAGAACATATGACTGCTGAGTATGCGAAG ATGAATCCACAAAAAGAGATCCCTGTATTGGACGACGACGGTTTCTTTCTAGGCGAAAGCAACGCCATTCTGCAATATATCTGCGATAAATATAAGCCAGAATCAAATCTGTATCCACAGGAGCCGAAAGCACG ggcTATCGTGAATCATAGACTCTGCTTCAATCTATCTACATACTACGCTAACATATCTGCATACACA ATGGCACCAGTTTTCTACGATTATGAACGTACTGATTTGGGTCTAAAGAAAGTGCACATGGCATTAGATGTATTGGAGACTTATTTTGAAAGATTGGGCACTAGCTATGCGGCAGCCAATCACTTGACTATCGCTGACTTTCCTCTTATTAACACCACCATGACTATGGAAGCCATCGATTTTGATTTCAGCAAATACAAAAAG GTTTCCAAATGGTAcagcgattttaaaaataatcatccCGAACTCTGGAAGATCTCTGAAGGTGCAATGAAGGAAGTTCAATATTTCGTGAAGAATCCACCCGATTTAACGCATTTGAATCACCCGATACACCCGGCCCGTAAAattgctaaataa
- the LOC112049930 gene encoding F-box/LRR-repeat protein 2 encodes MVHLEMTGIQPGSHFLTINDLPNELLIYIFSMIDFESVLAVAQVCVRWQQLCLTPCIWDNTRLIVCMKNYVRVSDSVVPFVAKYLKKVKLQYFKLYSQVRTSLISYCPNLTHLEISISLVDSCIFDDLGHWPNLKLLSFRNSLIVQTTENANGNFVYHLPFEKLKYLETLILSNFALTHSSLYSMLQCVNLASINMEKMKNIPADFLESLLKTKQNTLRALHIYGDILNDDIISLISKCKVLQVLHIMTCKTLFDSSLLHLYRLKSLRSLKLRHGYFSTNALLAYFSKNLFQHLTYLSLSRCHHVTMQVAKVIKTSAPNLKELSFYLCPFIVARDFKRAELERMYNKIELLLD; translated from the coding sequence ATGGTGCATCTGGAGATGACCGGTATCCAGCCGGGGTCTCATTTCCTCACCATCAATGATCTGCCGAATGAATTACTTATCTACATTTTTTCTATGATCGATTTTGAATCAGTGCTGGCGGTGGCACAGGTATGTGTGAGATGGCAGCAGCTCTGCCTGACGCCCTGCATATGGGACAACACCCGCCTCATTGTATGCATGAAGAACTATGTGAGAGTAAGTGACAGTGTCGTCCCATTTGTGgctaaatatttaaagaaagtaaAATTACAGTATTTCAAGTTGTATTCTCAAGTCAGAACTTCATTAATAAGTTACTGTCCTAACTTGACTCACCTAGAAATAAGTATATCACTAGTTGATAGTTGTATTTTTGACGACTTGGGTCACTGGCCTAATTTGAAACTCCTGAGCTTTCGCAACTCATTAATCGTGCAAACTACAGAGAATGCTAATGGAAATTTTGTGTATCACTTGCCTTTTGAAAAGCTGAAGTATTTGGAGACTCTCATTCTGTCCAACTTTGCATTGACCCACAGTAGTTTGTACAGCATGTTGCAGTGTGTAAATTTAGCGAGCATCAATATGGAGAAAATGAAGAATATACCCGCCGACTTCCTAGAGTCTCTACTCaagacaaaacaaaatacattaaGAGCCTTGCACATATATGGAGACATATTGAATGATGATATTATCTCCTTAATATCAAAATGTAAGGTTCTGCAAGTTTTACACATAATGACTTGCAAAACATTGTTTGATTCTAGTCTGTTGCATTTGTACAGACTGAAAAGTTTGAGATCCCTGAAGTTACGTCACGGTTATTTCTCAACGAATGCTCTATTGGCATACTTTTCGAAGAATTTATTCCAACATCTGACATACCTCAGCCTGTCAAGATGCCACCACGTTACAATGCAAGTGGCCAAGGTCATCAAAACCAGTGCCCCTAATCTGAAAGAGTTGTCCTTCTACTTGTGCCCTTTCATAGTTGCTAGGGATTTCAAAAGGGCAGAACTAGAAAGAATGTATAACAAAATAGAGTTACTACTTGATTGA
- the LOC112049948 gene encoding uncharacterized protein LOC112049948, translating to MARVCFVLLVCLIVACGFSEGFLIQGRNLDAVFTKDVPVPKDVVENKLALESEPIEVTVNKQCAKIGEFCMNHSDCCTNSCLGYMKRCVS from the exons ATGGCTCGTGTGTGTTTCGTTctacttgtttgtttgattgtcgCGTGTGGTTTTTCTGAAGGATTCCTGATACAGGGTAGGAATTTGGATGCTGTGTTCACGAAGGATGTACCGGTGCCCAAAGATGTTGTTGAAAATAAGCTTGCACTAGAGAGTGAACCAATTGAAGTCACGGTAAACAAGCAATGCGCCAAAATTGGtgaattt tgCATGAACCACAGCGACTGCTGCACCAACTCTTGCTTGGGCTACATGAAACGATGCGTGTCTTGA
- the LOC112049923 gene encoding uncharacterized transmembrane protein DDB_G0289901-like, protein MGICFRCVSFLLCILFIGTSCEYFNTNAAFGVRNTRVRRQAGTSALQMYYAYPAPAGGSANTGYSSGSSASSSTATAGAGQGRSGYNYNAAQTNVAGSTGSISGSDATGYNYDSVSTGDTGATSTGAGGGSANGYKYSGAQSGTSGSVGSTGSRGESDGYRYSTGRNTASVSTGSSASVSTGSDGYRYNSAAQNTGTGSSGGTSEGGNGGGGYRYNAAQNAVSSSAGGSTSTTSGGGSGRGGGYRYSSAQSTATGGATAVTSGGGGGYRYSGGTQNTVAATGGSSTTSTGSASGSSGYNYDGATQNTASKTGGTVTTGGGSVSGGYNYEVQNSGNTGTQTVTSVSNLYNAPSRESNTAVVDTISTNAPQYLPPTSGGGSVTTNTQAVVETPVIPPSDQYLPPRTSSITMQVATTASVSGPSATYLQPNTQQQTKTSTAAVTGPSTTYLQPNTQQQTTTSTAAVAGPTQQQSTTSTAAVSGPSATYLQPGTQQQTNTNAVVSGPSSTYLQPSTQQQTTTKVNAAVSRPTTSYLQPATQNQSSNQAQVTEQTVQIAPAQDYLPPVENTATQISVSTPAATYLPPVFK, encoded by the exons atgggCATATGCTTTAGATGTGTTTCATTTCTGTTGTGTATTCTATTTATAGGAACAAGTTGTGAATATTTTAACACGAATGCAGCGTTCGGAGTGAGAAACACTCGCGTAAGGCGTCAAGCTGG GACATCGGCGCTACAAATGTACTATGCATACCCCGCACCTGCAGGCGGCTCAGCTAACACTGGCTACTCCTCCGGTTCTTCGGCGTCCAGTTCCACAGCGACCGCAGGGGCAGGGCAGGGCAGGAGTGGTTACAACTACAACGCTGCTCAAACCAATGTAGCTGGATCTACGGGAAGTATATCAGGATCAGATGCCACTGGTTATAACTATGATTCAGTGTCGACAGGAGACACTGGAGCGACATCAACTGGAGCTGGAGGTGGCTCAGCCAACGGGTATAAGTACAGTGGAGCACAGAGTGGCACCTCAGGATCTGTAGGTTCTACGGGAAGTAGAGGAGAAAGTGATGGCTATAGATACAGTACTGGACGAAATACGGCTTCAGTGTCCACTGGAAGCTCTGCCAGTGTTTCTACGGGATCCGATGGTTATAGGTATAATAGTGCTGCACAAAATACTGGTACGGGTTCTTCAGGAGGCACTTCTGAAGGAGGTAATGGGGGAGGAGGATATAGGTACAATGCAGCTCAGAATGCTGTTTCAAGTTCAGCGGGAGGATCAACATCAACCACTTCTGGGGGTGGAAGTGGCAGAGGTGGAGGTTACAGGTACAGTTCTGCACAGAGCACTGCCACAGGTGGTGCTACAGCAGTTACTTCAGGAGGTGGGGGTGGTTATAGATATAGTGGTGGTACTCAGAATACTGTTGCTGCAACTGGTGGAAGCTCAACTACATCTACTGGTTCAGCATCAGGTTCCTCTGGCTATAACTACGATGGAGCTACACAAAACACTGCCTCAAAAACAGGAGGTACTGTAACTACGGGGGGAGGATCAGTTTCAGGCGGCTACAATTATGAAGTACAAAACTCAGGAAACACTGGAACCCAAACGGTAACCTCTGTATCGAATCTATATAATGCTCCATCAAGAGAATCTAATACTGCTGTTGTTGATACTATCTCAACAAATGCGCCACAATATTTACCACCTACATCTGGAGGTGGTAGCGTAACTACCAATACTCAAGCTGTGGTAGAAACGCCAGTCATACCACCATCCGATCAATACCTACCGCCACGTACTTCCTCAATAACAATGCAAGTTGCAACTACGGCCTCAGTATCTGGACCAAGTGCTACATATTTACAACCGAACAcccaacaacaaacaaaaacttcaaCCGCTGCTGTCACAGGGCCGAGCACGACTTACTTGCAACCAAATACCCAGCAACAAACAACAACATCCACCGCTGCTGTCGCAGGACCGACTCAACAACAATCAACGACTTCTACTGCTGCAGTCTCAGGGCCAAGTGCTACTTACTTGCAGCCAGGTACccaacaacaaacaaatactAATGCTGTTGTCTCAGGACCAAGTTCTACCTACCTGCAACCAAGTACTCAACAACAAACTACTACTAAAGTGAATGCTGCTGTATCTAGACCTACAACTAGTTACCTACAACCGGCTACTCAAAACCAGTCGTCCAACCAGGCTCAAGTTACTGAGCAAACTGTACAAATAGCACCAGCACAAGATTACCTGCCTCCCGTTGAAAATACTGCCACACAAATATCAGTTTCAACACCGGCAGCAACGTATTTACCACCTGTTTTTAAGTAA
- the LOC112049959 gene encoding carboxylesterase 3: MLWLCLCVILVAVSPAACVVGGAPAAAPEPDAAVVFTQKHGLSARLEGLKDDQRGYYTFAGIRYSEPPLGERRFQRPVRQYLAGEVNATRFCAPCPQLDPQGSGRVIGREDCLCLNVYAPKMPGDEQGSPVVIFIHGGNYRTGSATQYGGQYFTQKDTILVTVQYRLGSLGFLSTGQKDASGNLGLFDIRAALEWVKEYVEFFGGDATRVTVAGHGSGGSAASVVGLTPEGRSARVVALSGAPLSPGTVRNETQTVEHSEAVAEKTGCPKAPPERLIMCLRNLPMEKIVQVDQEIKGDMIDTAAFLEEISGRAGSGPRTEGKDDERGLPPLVEEEPSESLKKKRQKSPMLTGVVSAETARAVYGKYANFLTQQSQAVTDFIKKDLIGNLRGVMQTVGGLDVVGIKNVLPLPEYYDALLDTTTKAVDILSQVVEATGDALFNFPAYQSVKEWSAAAPAFLYSFEHVGNLTKGSHFLPGLALTQGADNPVNKNNKKSKGPAHGDELAYLFEPLDDEGRSVAGDISSSDEKVRESFVSLIAKFAHSKTETNTSKTDKNDVANLFGFLPSYSGDSDQFLKIGNKISVDKNFRFCQMGLWGNMADRITGAFCKNLLGSLLDPSKLVGTATGLVKPVDSLLNQVTGQGQGQKPASKQPTGVLDQGLGGLLGPSKPRPSPTVRPMWSSPFNNPLGFLFK; this comes from the exons ATGCTGTGGCTGTGTCTATGTGTGATTTTGGTCGCCGTGTCGCCGGCGGCGTGCGTGGTGGGCGGAGCACCCGCGGCCGCGCCGGAGCCCGATGCCGCTGTTGTCTTCACACAGAAGCATGGCCTGAGTGCCAGGTTGGAAGGCTTAAAGGATGATCAGCGCGGATACTACACCTTCGCTGGCATAAG ATATAGCGAACCGCCATTAGGAGAGAGGAGATTCCAGCGACCAGTGCGGCAGTATCTGGCAGGCGAGGTCAACGCCACAAGGTTCTGCGCACCATGCCCGCAACTAGACCCGCAAGGGTCTGGGCGGGTCATCGGACGCGAGGACTGCTTGTGTCTCAACGTCTATGCGCCCAAGATGCCTGGGGATGAACAAG GTTCTCCTGTCGTCATCTTTATTCATGGTGGAAACTATAGAACTGGATCAGCTACTCAATATGGA GGTCAATATTTTACCCAAAAGGACACAATACTGGTAACCGTGCAGTACCGTCTAGGTTCTCTAGGGTTCTTGAGTACAGGACAAAAGGATGCATCAGGAAACCTTGGCCTATTTGATATCCGGGCGGCACTTGAATGG GTCAAAGAGTATGTGGAATTCTTTGGGGGAGATGCAACGCGTGTCACAGTAGCTGGTCACGGGTCTGGTGGTAGCGCCGCATCAGTTGTCGGCTTAACTCCTGAAGGACGTTCCGCCAGAGTGGTTGCGTTGTCTGGAGCGCCATTGTCTCCGGGAACAGTGAGGAACGAGACACAAACTGTCGAACATTCGGAGGCTGTGGCTGAAAAGACCGGCTGTCCTAAGGCGCCTCCTGAACGCTTGATCATGTGTTTGAGGAATTTGCCCATGGAAAAGATAGTCCAG GTTGACCAGGAGATTAAGGGCGATATGATAGACACCGCGGCATTTTTGGAAGAAATCTCTGGTCGTGCAG GTTCAGGACCTCGAACAGAAGGAAAAGATGATGAGCGTGGATTACCACCGTTGGTTGAAGAGGAACCTAGTGAGTCTCTGAAGAAGAAGCGTCAGAAGAGCCCCATGCTAACGGGGGTCGTGTCAGCGGAGACTGCACGAGCAGTTTATg GAAAATACGCCAACTTCCTCACGCAACAATCGCAAGCAGTAACAGACTTTATCAAGAAGGATTTGATCGGCAACCTTCGTGGCGTCATGCAAACGGTCGGTGGTCTGGATGTCGTGGGCATAAAGAATGTGCTGCCATTACCGGAGTACTATGACGCTTTGCTTGATACTACTACTAAAGCAGTAGATATCCTCAGTCAAGTTGTTGAAGCCACAG GAGACGCACTGTTCAACTTCCCGGCGTACCAGAGCGTGAAGGAGTGGAGCGCGGCCGCGCCCGCATTCCTCTACAGCTTCGAGCATGTCGGCAACCTCACTAAGGGCTCGCATTTCCTACCTGGACTTGCCCTTACtc AGGGAGCAGATAACCCTGTAAATAAGAACAACAAAAAATCCAAAGGACCAGCTCACGGCGATGAGCTAGCCTATCTCTTTGAACCTTTGGATGATGAAGGAAGATCAGTAGCAGGAGACATATCCTCCTCCGATGAGAAAGTCAGGGAGTCATTCGTTTCCTTGATCGCAAAGTTCGCACACAGTAAAACTGAGACAAATACATCtaaaacagacaagaacgatgTAGCTAACTTATTTGGATTTCTGCCGTCGTATTCTGGTGACAGCGATCAGTTTTTGAAAATTGGGAATAAGATTTCGGTGGATAAGAATTTCAG ATTCTGCCAAATGGGTCTATGGGGCAACATGGCAGATAGAATTACCGGGGCTTTCTGCAAAAATTTACTCGGCAGCCTTCTGGATCCTTCAAAACTTGTTGGAACAGCTACTGGTCTAGTGAAACCTGTTGATTCATTGCTCAATCAAGTGACGGGCCAGGGTCAGGGTCAGAAACCAGCGAGTAAACAACCAACGGGCGTACTGGATCAAGGACTTGGAGGTCTTTTGGGGCCGTCCAAACCAAGACCCTCACCAACCGTAAGGCCTATGTGGAGTTCACCATTCAATAATCCActtggatttttatttaaataa